In Candidatus Binataceae bacterium, a single genomic region encodes these proteins:
- a CDS encoding LLM class flavin-dependent oxidoreductase encodes MRDIKFGLFSITGDYAQALKMAKRADGQGFYSILLNDHFFSPFRPPREPQLECFTTLSAIAAVTTKIRVGSLVAAIGFRSPALLAKIASTLDHVSNGRMVLGLGAGWEREEYDAHNYPYPSNSERLDQLADAIKLIKAMWTQDEPTYHGTHFSIDKAYNNPRPLQKPYPPIMLGGSGSKLLKIAAAEADIANLIPPIFNGKDLINDPAAAVRFDKPELKRRIARLHGLAKEAGRDPRDIELSGLTLVTVSKDKHRVDAAVAEVA; translated from the coding sequence ATGCGCGACATTAAGTTCGGCTTGTTTTCGATCACTGGCGACTATGCCCAGGCGCTCAAAATGGCCAAGCGCGCCGACGGCCAGGGCTTTTACTCGATCCTGCTTAACGACCATTTCTTCTCGCCCTTCCGCCCGCCGCGCGAGCCGCAACTCGAGTGCTTCACGACGCTCAGCGCGATCGCCGCGGTCACTACGAAAATTCGCGTCGGCTCGCTGGTGGCGGCGATCGGGTTCCGCTCGCCGGCGCTGCTCGCCAAGATCGCCTCGACCCTCGACCACGTGAGCAACGGGCGGATGGTGCTCGGGCTCGGCGCCGGATGGGAGCGCGAGGAATACGACGCGCACAATTATCCGTACCCCTCCAATTCCGAGCGCCTCGACCAGCTTGCGGACGCGATCAAGCTGATCAAGGCGATGTGGACGCAGGACGAGCCGACCTATCATGGAACGCATTTCTCGATCGATAAGGCCTACAACAATCCGCGCCCGCTGCAGAAGCCGTATCCGCCGATCATGCTCGGCGGATCGGGAAGTAAGCTGCTCAAGATAGCGGCCGCCGAAGCCGACATTGCGAATCTGATCCCGCCGATCTTCAACGGCAAAGACCTGATCAACGATCCCGCCGCGGCTGTGAGATTCGACAAGCCCGAGCTCAAGCGGCGGATCGCGCGCCTGCACGGCCTCGCCAAAGAGGCGGGACGCGACCCGCGCGATATCGAGCTCAGCGGACTGACCCTGGTTACGGTTTCAAAGGACAAGCATCGCGTGGATGCGGCGGTCGCGGAGGTAGCG
- a CDS encoding peroxiredoxin family protein: MASIDWQVAAAIATVVSTLAFIASAVVVVLQLRQAARERYFSITAHLFEIWQSSDFQHDQLFLLHMLTCATWDEFCRMGRGERADVAIHRVGGYYDRVGNLVRHNLIDKQDILPTIGGYAVAVWHRIEPLVKELRLRENALLFENYEALLPECHECYAPGIAHPVKMADAPALKDPIPGHPIPGQPVKLCTVEPAPVFDARAKQPVAAPIRAATAMNGAAQRSVTAMAFGNSRRNSQAQHPSELVLPDSDGIAHALTEFTASGPAVLVYARGAWCPYCLRQLADYAEHYPEFKRSGVEVIALSPETPRKARRMRTGLKLPFAVLSDTDFNAARVFGLMDHEKPGMPTPATLVLDSAGTVQLSTLNQWAKSVFAGDVLEYVRSVKQADNAAAAAIPPPQVTVPKPGMLFARAFANMAAGLFSR; encoded by the coding sequence ATGGCGTCGATCGATTGGCAGGTCGCAGCCGCAATCGCAACCGTCGTCTCGACGCTCGCCTTCATCGCGAGCGCCGTCGTGGTGGTGCTGCAACTGCGCCAGGCGGCGCGCGAGCGCTACTTTTCGATCACCGCGCATCTGTTCGAGATCTGGCAAAGCTCCGACTTCCAGCACGATCAGCTTTTCCTGCTGCATATGCTGACGTGCGCAACCTGGGACGAGTTCTGCCGGATGGGCCGTGGAGAACGCGCCGATGTCGCGATTCATCGCGTGGGCGGCTACTACGACCGGGTCGGCAACCTGGTGCGCCACAACCTGATCGACAAGCAGGATATCCTGCCCACGATCGGCGGCTATGCGGTCGCCGTATGGCATCGTATCGAGCCGCTGGTGAAGGAGTTGCGGCTGCGCGAGAACGCGCTGCTGTTCGAGAACTACGAAGCGCTGCTGCCCGAATGTCACGAGTGTTACGCGCCCGGGATAGCGCATCCCGTAAAGATGGCCGACGCGCCGGCCCTAAAGGATCCGATTCCCGGCCACCCCATTCCCGGCCAGCCGGTAAAGCTCTGCACGGTTGAACCTGCGCCCGTTTTCGACGCCCGTGCCAAGCAGCCGGTCGCCGCGCCGATTCGGGCGGCGACCGCGATGAACGGAGCAGCGCAAAGGAGCGTGACGGCGATGGCTTTTGGAAACTCCAGGCGCAATAGCCAGGCACAACATCCCTCGGAGCTGGTGCTGCCCGACAGCGACGGGATCGCTCACGCGCTAACCGAATTCACCGCGTCGGGACCGGCGGTGCTGGTCTATGCGCGCGGCGCGTGGTGCCCGTACTGCCTGCGCCAGTTAGCGGACTACGCGGAGCATTATCCGGAATTCAAGCGCTCGGGAGTCGAGGTAATCGCGCTGTCACCCGAGACGCCGCGCAAGGCGCGCCGGATGCGCACCGGGCTCAAGCTTCCATTCGCCGTGCTCTCCGACACGGACTTCAACGCCGCGCGCGTCTTCGGCCTGATGGATCACGAGAAGCCGGGGATGCCCACGCCGGCGACGCTGGTCCTCGATAGTGCAGGCACCGTGCAGCTATCGACGCTGAACCAGTGGGCCAAGAGCGTTTTTGCGGGCGACGTTCTCGAATATGTCCGCAGCGTGAAACAGGCCGATAACGCCGCGGCCGCTGCGATACCCCCGCCGCAAGTGACAGTGCCCAAGCCCGGGATGCTCTTTGCGCGAGCGTTCGCGAATATGGCCGCCGGGCTGTTCAGCCGCTAG